One window of the Rufibacter radiotolerans genome contains the following:
- a CDS encoding MlaD family protein, which translates to MKFSKELKVALLGIVALVALYVGFMFLKGTNILSSNKTYYVVYDSVEGLAVSNPVLVNGYRVGLVKEMKLDQKKGNKILVTLDIEQDIAVGDSTIAMLVSSDLLGSKAIDLYIGRNKHVYKGGEYLIPYVKQSITDMLSARAMPVLGTVDSTLQRLNMFLDKDAKRSIQSILLNAEATSATLKAITLANQGNINEITSNLARLTSALRGTESKFNQLANNLNTITDTLDVESMNRAIRGLDSTITQAQLAMQRINQNNGSLGKLMNDDSLYSNLNASSASLNELLIDLKANPKRYVHFSLIGGGTKVKEAKTVKEAVKVKKADTVEKAGTVDQ; encoded by the coding sequence GTGAAATTTTCCAAAGAACTCAAAGTAGCGTTGCTGGGCATTGTAGCCCTGGTAGCGCTCTACGTGGGCTTCATGTTCCTGAAAGGGACCAATATACTTTCCTCCAACAAAACCTATTACGTTGTCTATGATTCTGTAGAAGGCCTGGCGGTTTCTAACCCCGTGCTGGTAAACGGCTATAGGGTGGGTTTGGTAAAAGAAATGAAGCTGGACCAAAAGAAAGGCAACAAAATTCTGGTCACCCTGGACATTGAGCAGGACATAGCCGTTGGGGACTCCACCATAGCCATGCTGGTAAGCTCAGACTTGTTGGGCAGCAAAGCCATTGACCTGTACATAGGCCGTAACAAACACGTATATAAAGGAGGGGAATACCTGATCCCGTACGTGAAGCAAAGCATCACGGACATGCTTTCAGCGAGGGCTATGCCGGTGCTGGGTACCGTAGACTCTACCCTGCAGCGCCTGAACATGTTCCTGGACAAGGACGCCAAACGCAGCATCCAATCCATCTTACTGAACGCCGAGGCTACCTCTGCCACCCTAAAGGCGATCACTTTGGCCAACCAGGGGAACATTAATGAGATTACCTCCAACCTGGCGCGGCTTACCTCGGCGTTGCGGGGCACAGAATCTAAGTTCAACCAGCTGGCCAATAACCTCAACACCATCACAGACACCCTGGACGTGGAGTCTATGAACCGGGCCATCAGGGGGCTGGACAGTACCATCACGCAGGCGCAACTGGCCATGCAGCGTATTAACCAAAACAACGGGAGCCTGGGCAAACTCATGAACGATGACTCGCTCTACAGTAACCTCAACGCCTCCAGCGCCAGCCTGAACGAGCTTTTGATAGACCTCAAGGCCAACCCCAAACGCTACGTGCATTTCTCCCTGATTGGCGGCGGCACCAAAGTGAAGGAGGCCAAGACCGTGAAAGAGGCTGTAAAGGTGAAAAAGGCAGATACTGTAGAAAAGGCCGGTACCGTAGACCAGTAA
- a CDS encoding N-acetylmuramoyl-L-alanine amidase family protein encodes MKNIVSLSVFAFLLFTSFTTFERKDVRIRTIVIDAGHGGKDTGCNGASAREKEIALKVALQLGELIETNLPDVKVIFTRKNDTFVELIDRAGIANKNHADLFVSIHCNSGPSNAFGTETYTMGLHKSSGNLAVATRENSVILQEDNYEKKYNGFNPSSPQSHILFSLYQSAYLDNSLRFAQKVEQQFKHKVGRSSRGVKQAGFLVLWKSAMPSTLIEIGFLTNPKEEQFLNDKTNQSYMASGIYRAFKEYKQELEAMN; translated from the coding sequence GTGAAAAATATTGTCTCTCTCTCCGTGTTTGCTTTTTTGTTGTTTACCTCTTTCACCACTTTTGAGCGGAAGGATGTAAGAATACGAACCATTGTCATTGACGCCGGCCACGGGGGAAAGGACACGGGTTGCAACGGGGCCTCGGCCAGGGAAAAGGAGATAGCCCTGAAAGTGGCGCTGCAACTGGGCGAGCTGATTGAAACCAACCTGCCCGACGTGAAGGTGATCTTCACCCGTAAGAATGATACGTTTGTGGAGCTGATTGATAGGGCCGGCATCGCAAATAAAAACCACGCCGACCTTTTTGTCTCCATCCATTGCAACTCGGGCCCCAGCAACGCATTCGGTACCGAGACCTATACCATGGGGCTGCACAAGTCCAGCGGCAACCTGGCCGTAGCCACCCGCGAGAACTCCGTAATTCTGCAGGAAGACAACTACGAGAAGAAATACAATGGCTTCAACCCCAGCTCCCCCCAAAGTCATATTCTTTTCAGTTTATACCAGAGCGCCTACTTAGACAATAGTCTGCGGTTCGCCCAAAAGGTGGAGCAGCAGTTCAAGCACAAGGTGGGCCGCAGCAGCCGCGGGGTAAAACAGGCGGGATTCCTGGTACTCTGGAAGTCGGCTATGCCTAGCACCTTGATTGAGATTGGTTTCCTCACAAATCCAAAGGAAGAGCAGTTCCTGAACGATAAGACCAACCAATCGTATATGGCATCAGGCATCTATCGGGCTTTCAAAGAGTATAAGCAAGAGCTGGAGGCCATGAACTAA